The Rhodothermus marinus DSM 4252 DNA segment GTATGCTCCAAGTCAAAACCTAACAAATAGTTTAGTAATGCGGCCGAAAAAGGTTTTGAAAATTTGTACAAAGATATGTCTTTTTTATGTGTGGCAATAACCAAATCTGCCGGCACGGTGACTATGTAAGTAGGCCACCAATACTGATTAATGATATTGAAGTCATATAACAGCAATGACGCCCGTGGAGCATTATCAGTTATCCTTTTGAGTTGTTCAAAATCAATCGCTCGGAAATGTGAGCTGTTCTTATAGCGTTTTTTTGCTTCCAGAAATGCAACACCCTTAATTGTATCTCCATCAGGATACTTTGTGACAACTAATATGGCTACATCTCCAAACTTATTTTCTTTGCCCCCTGTCATTTTATAAGCATCCCATTTTACCTCCACTTTATGATGTCGTAAATCTGGTTTAGTGTATGGGTGTAAGTGAATTGAAGTTGGTTGTGGCAATTCCGTGCGCAGGGATTTAAGAAGGCTGCGCGTTATAAAATCTTCGTCCCAATCGCGAGGATAGCTTTCTTTAATATTTTTACGTATAATATATTGTTCGATAAAGCACATAAAAGAAAATGAAAATTTGCAATTTACGAAGATGTACATGGTGCAATCGCACTTCAATTCATTTGTTGAGCTAATTTATTCCCACTTTGTGGAATTGTTCCGTTTCTGCAATTCTCAGAAGCAATTGGAAATGCAGATTTTGACGAACTAGGGTTGCTTCCATGTGCTGCTCGATGACTCCGTTGTGGAAAAGAACATGTGTGTTGTAATTAAAAACTTTCTCATGTCAAGCCTTCCACAATAACCGCCCATCCGTCTACGACATCAGCTATGCTCTTCGACTACGTGCATGAGGTGTTGCACCGAAAGCACTACGCTTACCACACCGAGCAGGCCTAGTTTCACTGAACCAAACGCTACATTCTTTGTCACAACAGGCATCACTCGAAAGACCTAGGCGATGCGGAAAATGGAGGCCTTACCTACCTCGCTGTAGAAGAAAACGTCGCCACCAGCCACGCAGGTCTGGCTGGCCGTGAGCGACGATCCACGGGCCAAGGTCAGCGGCCGTTACTTCTACCACATGCGCGAGGTGCCCTGTCACCCGCTGGCCGACGAGGTAGCCCTGCAGGAGGCCTTTCTGGAAACCTGCGCGCAGTGCACCGGCGTCCGCTTTCCGTCCGATCCGGTCTGAACTAGGCCTGCGCGATCTATTTACTCACATTTTGGAAGATCGTACAAAAAAGACGGAAGATCGTCCTGTCCACTCCCGGCATGGTTTGCGTAAACTCGGGGCGCGTTGTCGAAAACACATGCCGGGAGTATGCGGGTCAGCTGTGAATTGCTTCTGTTAGCATGGCGGCTGCTGGTGCTTGTCGGGCTGGTCTGGCTGGTGCAGCCATGCGGCGTCCGGGCGCAGGGCTTGCCGGTGAGGGGGAGCGTGGGCATAACGAATAAAGGGATCTCGTTTGTACCGGCGTTTTCACTGGGGAAACCGGCTATCGCATTCAGCAATGCCATCGGCCGGCGACTGCGGTTTGAGCCTGAGCTGCGCTTTGCACTGGAAGACGGCCGGCCCTGGTCGTTTATTTTCTGGTGGCGGTACGATCTGCGCTCCGATGAAAAATGGTATCTGCGGGTGGGGGCCCATCCGGCACTGTCTTTCACGACCCGGACGGTTGAGGGCGAAGAACTGATCGTGGCCCGGCGGTTTCTGGCCGGCGAAGTGGCTGTCCGGTATCGTCTGACGCCACAAGTTTTGGCCGGTGTGTACTACCTTTACGCGCATGGTCTGGAGCCCTCGGTGCACCGCCACGGCCATTTTCTTTCCGTACAAGCCGGCCTGACATTTTCCGTTCATCCGGGCTGGGTGCTCGGCCTTTATCCTCAGGTGTACTACCTGCGTCTGGATGAGCGCCAAGGCTTCTACGCGGCCACGAGTCTGACGCTGAGCCCGCCCCGAACGCCTTTCTCGCTGAGCGTGCTCGTTAACAAAATCCTGCACACCCGTATTACCGGCGAAGACTGGCTCTGGAACGTCAGCCTGATCTATCGCTATCGGATGTGATCCCGGCCGGCGGCACCGTTTTTGGTAGAAACGGCGCAGGAAAAGGCGAGAAAGTTCGCTTTTTCTCCTTTGACTTCTTGCCACAAAAGCCGTTTCTTTACACCGGTGTACAGGAGTGGCCGGAGGTTTATGGTTCGTTTCGGGTTAGTCGGGTTGCTGTTGGCATGCCTGGGGGCCTGGGCGTTTCCCGGAGCGGTGGAGCTGGCCTTCTTCAGGGTGGCGACCGAGGGGAACGATCTGGTGGTGACCTGGCAGGCCAACCGGGAAGACGGCGTGCAGCGCTACGAACTGCGGCGGCGCACGCCTGCGAGCAAGGGCCAGTATGTGCTGATTGCGCAGGTGGCGCCGCAGGGCGTGGGTAAACCCTATCGCTACGTGGATCGGCACGTCTACAAACAACCGGCCGACGAGGTGGCCTATCAGCTCTGGGTCATTTTTACAGACGGGACGGCGCGGCAGCTGGCCGAGCAGGCCGTCAATTACACGCCCACGGCCGTCCGGCGCACCTGGGGTAGTATCAAGGCGATGTTCCAGAAATGAAGCGCACCCGCATTCTGACGCCGGAGCAGGTGGCCCGCATCCTGGATCGCATGGCCTACGAGGTGCTGGAGCGCAACCGCGGTGGGAAGGGGCTGGTCGTATTCGGCATCCTGCAGAAAGGCGTGGCGGTGGCCGAGGCCCTGAGCACCCGACTGGCGCAGATCGAAGGACGTGATTTCCCGGTGAATGCGCTGGACGTGCGGCCCTTTCGGGATGATCGTCCCCCGGAGGCCGAAGTGGAAGACCGATCACGGTTGCACATCGACACGATCACCGATCGCCACGTGCTGCTGGTGGATGACGTGCTCTTCACGGGGCGAACGGTACGCGCGGCGCTGGATGCGCTGTTACGCTGGGGGCGGCCCCGCAGCGTGCAGCTGGCCGTGCTGATCGATCGCGGCCACCGCGAGTTTCCGATCCGGGCAGACTACGTGGGCCGAACCGTCCCGACGAAATACCAGGAGCGCATCGTGGTGGTCCCGGAGGAAGGGCTGGCCGTCTATGTGGAAGAGGCGTAGCCCTTAATTATAAGGTATCGGGCGGGGCCACGAAAAGCCGGATCTCGAAGCCCTCTCGAACCTGCGTGCCCGGCTCGCGGCTCTGGCGAATTACGATCCGAGTGGTGTCGCCGGTGGTTTCGGTCACTTCGCGGGGTTCGACCACCACGGAGCGCAGGCGATGCTCCAGCAGGATGCGCTGGGCTTCGGCCACGGTGCGACCGGTTACGTCCGGTACGGTCACGAAGCGCTGGCCCAGGCCGGTGCTGTACCAGAGCGTGACCGTGCCGCCTTCGGCCACGGAGTCGCCCGGGGCGGGATGCTGTCGGGTGACGGTGCGGGCGTAGGGCGAGGGGATGGTGTCCGGACGCAGGTCGTCGGCCCGCAGACCCAGCGCGGTCAGGCGGTTGACCGCTTCGCGCAACGACATACCGATGACCGAGGGGACGGTGACCATGGGGTTGCGGCCGGCGTTGACGGTCAGGTAAACGCGTCGGCCGGGTTTGACGGCGGCCTGCGGAGGCGGCGTCTGGTCGAGTACCGTTTCGACGGGCAGGTCCGAGCGAAACCGTCGGACCGGGATGCGTTCCGGTCGCAGCCCCTGCGCCTGAAGGATCTGCGCCGCCTGTTCGTAAGGAAGCTGGCGTACGTCCGGGACGTACTGGACGACGCCGTGCCGGGTGTAGGCCGGCATGAGCCACTGGTCCACCACCAGATACACCAGCAGGGTGGCGATCAGCAGCGCAAACAGTCCGCCCCACAGGTAGGGGTTGCGCAGCAACTGAATCAGGCCGGTCAGTCGTTTCATTGTTTTTTGAGAGGCATTGGCATGCGGCTGAAAGGAACCCGGCCGAAAAGGTAGAGTTTCAGCGATCCGCCTGTCGGGAAGGCGGCAGGTTCGCGGCGATTGAAGAAGATGCAAAAGCGAATCTGGCCGGAACCGAACAGGCAAAGGCTTGTTTAAAGCGTTTGCCTGCCGATGAGCAGGCGTTGTTCTTCGAAAGGTTGACGCTTCTGGCTGCCACGAGGGTGGTCGGAGGTTGTCTGTTTGAGCGTCTCGCCGTCTCTGTGAAAGGGAGGTAAAAGTGTGAGAGGGGCTTGACGGCGGGTCGACGGTTGATGTAAATTGCCGGTCCGCGTCAGGAAAAACGTGGGAGTTTTGACTGGCGCGGTTTTTTGTGGCGTGTGTTCTTTGATGAGACTGGAGGCATAGCGAGCCCTGTCGATTCCGGTGCGTCCTTGCGGCGCGCAAAGGAGTAGGCAGGAGCCAGGCTCAAAAGTTTTATCAGACTCTCTTACTACGGAGAGTTTGATCCTGGCTCAGGGCGAACGCTGGCGGCGGGCCTAACACATGCAAGTCGTACGCGGGGTTCTCCTTCGGGAGAACTGCCGAGTGGCGAACGGGTGCGTAACGCGTAGGTAACCTGCCCTCGAGTGGGGGATAACTCCGGGAAACCGGGGCTAATACCGCATATTGTCCCGGGACCGCATGGCTCCGGGATGAAAGCCCTCTGGGCGCTCGAGGATGGGCCTGCGTCGGATTAGCTAGTTGGTGGGGTAACGGCCCACCAAGGCGACGATCCGTAGCTGGTCTGAGAGGACGACCAGCCACACTGGCACTGAGACACGGGCCAGACTCCTACGGGAGGCAGCAGTGGGGAATCTTGGGCAATGGGCGAAAGCCTGACCCAGCCACGCCGCGTGGAGGATGAAGCCCTTCGGGGTGTAAACTCCTTTTCTGGGGGAAGAAATCCCGGCTCTGGTCGGGACTGACGGTACCCCAGGAATAAGCGCCGGCTAACTCCGTGCCAGCAGCCGCGGTAATACGGAGGGCGCAAGCGTTGCCCGGAATCACTGGGTGTAAAGGGTGCGTAGGCGGGGCTGTAAGTCAGAGGTGAAAGCCTCCGGCTCAACCGGAGAATTGCCTCTGATACTGCAGCTCTTGAGTCCCGGAGAGGCCGCTGGAATTCCTGGTGTAGCGGTGAAATGCGTAGATATCAGGAGGAACACCGGAGGCGAAGGCGGGCGGCTGGACGGGGACTGACGCTGAGGCACGAAAGCGTGGGGAGCAAACAGGATTAGATACCCTGGTAGTCCACGCCGTAAACGATGGATGCTCGGCGTTGCCGCCTTCGGGCGGCAGTGCCTAAGCTAACGCGGTAAGCATCCCACCTGGGGAGTACGGCCGCAAGGTTGAAACTCAAAGGAATTGACGGGGGCCCGCACAAGCGGTGGAGCATGTGGCTTAATTCGATGCTACGCGAGGAACCTTACCTGGGCTCGAACACCACCGGACAGCCCCCGAAAGGGGGTCTCCCGCAAGGGCTGGTGGTGAGGTGCTGCATGGCTGTCGTCAGCTCGTGCCGTGAGGTGTTGGGTTAAGTCCCGCAACGAGCGCAACCCCTACCGCCAGTTACCAGCGGGTAATGCCGGGGACTCTGGCGGGACTGCCTGCGCAAGCAGGAGGAAGGTGGGGATGACGTCAAGTCATCATGGCCCTTACGCCCAGGGCTGCACACGTGCTACAATGGCCGGTACAATGGGCAGCCACCCCGCGAGGGGGAGCGAATCCCTAAAGCCGGTCTCAGTTCGGATTGGAGTCTGCAACTCGACTCCATGAAGCCGGAATCGCTAGTAATCGCGCATCAGCTACGGCGCGGTGAATACGTTCCCGGGCCTTGTACACACCGCCCGTCAACCCATGGGAGCCGGGGGCGCCCGAAGTCCGTGACCCAACCTGCTTCGGCGGGAGGGAGCGGCCTAAGGCGAACCCGGTGACTGGGGGTAAGTCGTAACAAGGTAGCCGTACGGGAACGTGCGGCTGGATCACCTCCTAAAGAGCGTCTGCTCCGCCTACTCGCGGAACGACAGGGCTCGCTATGCCTCCCGCTCATCCACACGCCGGGTGTTCTTTGAGCGTGCCCGCTGGGCGAACGCCGAAAGGGGCTGTAGCTCAGGTGGTTAGAGCGCACGCCTGATAAGCGTGAGGTCGGTGGTTCAACTCCACCCAGCCCCACACCGAAGGGTCGAAGGACTGTGCGGGTTCGGCGACCCGAACGCTCGGTCGTTCGCCCTTCCGTATGGGGCGGGGTTATAGCTCAGTTGGTAGAGCGCCGGCTTTGCAAGCCGGAGGTCGTCGGTTCGAATCCGACTAACTCCACCACGCCTCCACCGAGCGGGAGGCCCGTTCTTTGACATGCTGACACGCTGCAAGCGTAGAGGTAAACCGAGCAAAGCAAGGAGCGCCTGAGTTCTCTGGCCTGTAAAAGGGTCAGGGATTAAGTAGGTAAGGGCGCATGGTGGATGCCTCGGCATGGGCAGGCGATGAAGGGCGTGGCAAGCTGCGATAAGCCGCGGGGAGCCGCAAGCAGGCTGTGATCCGCGGATTCCCGAATGGGGCAACCCGGCCGGTCGAAGACCGGTCATCCACGGGCTGAATCCATAGGCCCGTGGAGGCGAACCCGGGGAACTGAAACATCTCAGTACCCGGAGGAAAAGAAAGCAACCGCGATTCCCTGAGTAGTGGCGAGCGAAAGGGGAACAGCCCAAACCGGCGTCGTTTCGGCGGCGCCGGGGTTGTAGGGCCCGCCATATGGGATCGGAAGGTGAAGTCGAAGCGTGCTGGAAAGCCGCGCCATAGAGGGTGATAGCCCCGTAGGCGTAAGCCGACCGATCTCGGCGGTGTCCCTGAGTACCACGGGACCGGTGGAATCCTGTGGGAAGCTGCCAGCACCATCTGGCAAGGCTAAATACTCGCCCATGACCGATAGCGCACTAGTACCGTGAGGGAAAGGTGAAAAGAACGCCTAGTAGGCGAGTGAAAAGGACCTGAAACCATGCGCCTACAACCAGTCGGAGCCTCTTGCCGGACCAAAGTCCGGCAATGGGGTGACGGCGTGCCTTTTGCAGAATGAGCCTACGAGTTGCTCCTCTCTGGCAGGCTAAGTGCCTCAGGCACGGAGCCGCAGCGAAAGCGAGTCCGAACAGGGCGCCAGAGTCAGAGGGGGCAGACGCGAAACCGGGTGAGCTACCCTTGGCCAGGTTGAAGCGTGGGTAAGACCACGTGGAGGACCGAACCGGTTGGCGTTGAAAAGCCATCGGATGAGCTGAGGGTAGGGGTGAAAGGCCAACCAAACCCGGAGATAGCTCGTACTCCCCGAAATGCATAGAGGTGCAGCGTCGCAGCCGAGTGTGCGGGAGGTAGAGCACTGGTTGGGCTAGGGCCCTTCACCGGGTACCAAACCCAGTCAAACTCCGAATGCCCGCACATGCTCTGCGGCAGTGAGGGCATGGGCGATAAGGTCCATGTCCGAGAGGGGGACAACCCAGACCGACAGCTAAGGCCCCCAAGTCCAGGCTAAGTTGGGCAAAGGAGGTCGGGCTGCTAAGACAACCAGGAGGTTGGCTTAGAAGCAGCCATTCCTTTAAAGAGTGCGTAACAGCTCACTGGTCGAGCGGCCCGGCGCCGAAAATTGTCGGGCATCAAGCCTGGCGCCGAAGCTTCGGGTTTGCAGCCTTCGGGCTGCAAGCGGTAGGGGAGCATTCCAGTTGCGCTGAAGTCGCCTCGTGAGGGGCGGTGGAGCGACTGGAAAAGAAAATGTAGGCATGAGTAACGAGAAGACGGGTGAAAAACCCGTCCGCCGTAAGCCCAAGGGTTCCTGCTCAACGCTAATCGGAGCAGGGTTAGCCGGGTCCTAAGCCGAGGCCGAAAGGCGTAGGCGATGGGAAACGGGTTAATATTCCCGTGCCACCCGAAGGCGCTAACCTGAGGCGTGACGCAGGAGCGTAAGGCCCGCGCCCTGACGGAATAGGGCGTTGAAGCCCGTAGGCTGGGTGGTAGGCAAATCCGCCACCCGCTAAGGCCGAAAGGCGACAGTAGGGGGACCCGCAAGGGAAACCCATAGAGGCCCCAAGCACACTGCCAAGAAAAGCGTCGCAGGTTGTCTTCGGGTGCCCGTACCGGAAACCGACACAGGTGGGCGAGGCGAGTATCCTCAGGCGCTCGAGTGATCCGTGGCTAAGGAACTCGGCAAATTGGCCCCGTAACTTCGGGAGAAGGGGCGCCTCCTCCCATCCAAAAGCGGGAGGGGGCCGCAGTGACCAGGCCCAGGCGACTGTTTAACAAAAACACAGCTCTCTGCGAACTCGTAAGAGGACGTATAGGGAGTGACACCTGCCCGGTGCCGGAAGGTTAAGGAAGGGGGTTATCTCGGCCTCGTGCCGGGAGAAGCTCCCGACCGAAGCCCCGGTAAACGGCGGCCGTAACTATAACGGTCCTAAGGTAGCGAAATTCCTTGTCGGGTAAGTTCCGACCTGCACGAATGGTGTAACGACCTGGGCACTGTCTCGGCCACGGGCTCGGTGAAATTGTGGTGCCAGTGAAGACGCTGGCTACCCGCCGCGGGACGGAAAGACCCCGTGCACCTTTACTGCAGCCTGGCATTGACGCCGGCCAGGGCGTGTGCAGGATAGGCGGGAGGCTGTGAAGCCGGGGCGCCAGCTCCGGTGGAGCCGCCCTTGAGATACCGCCCTCGCTCTGGCTGGCGCCTAACCCACGGCCGTTATCCGGTCGGGGGACAGTGTCAGGTGGGTGGTTTGACTGGGGCGGTCGCCTCCTAAAGAGTAACGGAGGCTCCCAAAGGTCCCCTCAGCACGGTCGGTAATCGTGCGTAGAGTGCAAGGGCATAAGGGGGCTTGACTGCGAGACTCACAAGTCGAGCAGGGGCGAAAGCCGGGCCTAGTGATCCGGCGGTTCCGAATGGAAGGGCCGTCGCTCAAAGGATAAAAGGTACGCCGGGGATAACAGGCTGATCGGGGCCAAGAGTTCACATCGACGCCCCGGTTTGGCACCTCGATGTCGGCTCATCGCATCCTGGGGCTGGAGAAGGTCCCAAGGGTTGGGCTGTTCGCCCATTAAAGCGGTACGTGAGCTGGGTTCAGAACGTCGTGAGACAGTTCGGTCCCTATCTGCGGCGGGCGCAGGAGGCTTGAGCGGAGCTGCCCCTAGTACGAGAGGACCGGGGTGGACGGACCTCTAGTGTACCAGTTGTGCCGCCAGGTGCACCGCTGGGTAGCTATGTCCGGAAGGGATAAGCGCTGAAAGCATCTAAGCGCGAAGCCCACCGCAAGATGAGGCCTCCCCTGCGGGCCGTCCGAGACCAGGACGTCGATAGGCGGCAGGTGTAAGCGGGGTAACCCGTTGAGCCGAGCCGTACTAATCGCCCGCGTGACTTAATCCCTACCCCTTTTACAGGCAAGCAACCGTGCGCTTTTTGCCGCGCCCGGTTTGCCGCTACCTTGCGGCGTGTCGCATGTCATGAGTTTGCAGGACGCGCTTCGGCGCGTCCGGGTCTCTGGTGCCTATAGCGCGGGGGAAACACCTCTTCCCATTCCGAACAGAGAAGTTAAGCCCCGCAGCGCCGATGGTACTGCCCGAAAAGGGCGGGAGAGTAGGTCGGTGCCAGGGACCTTGAATGTCACGCGCGGATCTGCCTGCGACTGCAGGCCGGTCCGCGCGTTTTTATTTTACCCCTTTCAAAAAAATCCGCAAACGCCGGATAGATCGCGCGCCTTGTGCGTTCTCTCCCCGTCACCGACGCAATCCCCGGACCTATGGCCGAAACGCTGCTCCACGAACCCGAAGTCACGCTCGAGTTGGCCCGCCAGCATGGCCTGACCGACGAAGAATACGGCTGGATCGTCGAAAAACTGGGCCGCACACCCACCTTTACAGAGCTGGGTATCTACTCCGTCATGTGGAGCGAACACTGCTCCTACAAAAACTCCATTGCGGTCCTGAAGACGCTGCCGCGTGAAGGCCCGGCCCTGCTGGTGGGCGCCGGCGAGGAAAATGCAGGGCTGGTGGACATCGGCGACGGACTGGCCGTGGCCTTCAAAATCGAAAGCCACAACCACCCGTCGGCCGTCGAACCCTACCAGGGCGCTGCTACCGGCGTGGGCGGCATCCACCGCGACATCTTCACGATGGGTGCCCGCCCGATCTGTGCGCTGAACTCGCTTCGCTTCGGGCGGCTCGACAATCTGCGCGTGCGCTACCTGCTCGATGGCGTCGTGCGCGGCATTGCCGACTACGGCAACGCCTTCGGCGTCCCCACCGTGGCGGGCGAGGTCTATTTCGATCCGTCCTACGAGGGCAACCCGCTCGTCAATGCGATGAGCGTGGGCATCGTCCGCGTCGGACAGACCGTCTCGGCCGCTGCGCGGGGTAAAGGCAACCTGGTTTACATCGTGGGCTCGGCCACCGGACGCGACGGCATCCACGGGGCCACGTTCGCTTCCGAAGAAATCACGGAAGAAAGCGAGGCCAAACGGCCGAGCGTCCAGGTGGGCGATCCTTTTACCGAGAAGCTGCTCCTGGAGGCCACGCTGGAGGCCATTCGCAAGGGGCTTATCGTCGGCATGCAGGACATGGGCGCGGCCGGGCTCACCTGCTCTTCGTGCGAGATGAGTGCCCGG contains these protein-coding regions:
- a CDS encoding PASTA domain-containing protein — encoded protein: MKRLTGLIQLLRNPYLWGGLFALLIATLLVYLVVDQWLMPAYTRHGVVQYVPDVRQLPYEQAAQILQAQGLRPERIPVRRFRSDLPVETVLDQTPPPQAAVKPGRRVYLTVNAGRNPMVTVPSVIGMSLREAVNRLTALGLRADDLRPDTIPSPYARTVTRQHPAPGDSVAEGGTVTLWYSTGLGQRFVTVPDVTGRTVAEAQRILLEHRLRSVVVEPREVTETTGDTTRIVIRQSREPGTQVREGFEIRLFVAPPDTL
- the pyrR gene encoding bifunctional pyr operon transcriptional regulator/uracil phosphoribosyltransferase PyrR — its product is MKRTRILTPEQVARILDRMAYEVLERNRGGKGLVVFGILQKGVAVAEALSTRLAQIEGRDFPVNALDVRPFRDDRPPEAEVEDRSRLHIDTITDRHVLLVDDVLFTGRTVRAALDALLRWGRPRSVQLAVLIDRGHREFPIRADYVGRTVPTKYQERIVVVPEEGLAVYVEEA